From Candidatus Nomurabacteria bacterium, one genomic window encodes:
- a CDS encoding ATP-dependent helicase, which translates to MSTDKERVGEAAFKEAYASLNAAQKEAVDSIEGPVMVVAGPGTGKTQILTLRIANILRLTDVHADGVLALTFTESGAKAMRQRLRKYIGATAYQVPIFTFHGFAQRLISEYPDAYDRVIGGCPATDLEKIDLIESIVNDGNVKQLRPAGNPAYYVTHLQRIIGQLKQEYITPDALVVIVDQQEQALGEVERYHTKGAHKGKVRGEYTKLEKNVAKNRELIYVYRQYEALLNDRNLYDFEDMIVETVQALEQNEDMLRDLQERYLYILADEHQDVNGSQNKILELLASFHDAPNIFAVGDEKQAIYRFQGASLENFLYFTEKFKGTKVISLTENYRSGQTILDAAHSLVRVDEGPLKDLRVPLEAKAVDQAVLTRRSFSHQAVEDAWVVSKVQSLLIDGIAASEIAIIVRSNREVEQFAALLRKAAIPVTASADGDVLRHPVTQAVRSLINVVVTDKSEVALFTVLHGAYWGIDVNDLLKVLNARSYDKTLWSLISSEAELERLKVSDPASFLRVAEVVSEARAREVHEAPHRVLEYLLQASGFLDHLIAHDPFEGTRVVRRLYDEIEEQVLRDGIGDLRAVGDIFTTREAYGLPLNAPYISTATESVQVMTAHKSKGLEFEVVLVPHLIDSSWSGTGKKTYFDLPLMAHEVEKHEFIEDERRLLYVAMTRAKRQLHVSTSEVNADGRELIPARLLDDVDEQFVVSESTKIEEEKFDPIASLTAATKAIAIDPALLKQVLVERGFSATSLNNYLRSPWDYLYRNVLRIPETQPAHMQYGTAVHNTLEYMTRVHTSEEKLPTTTWIKKKLEQELGRLPLSTEEFSRLLEQGIEEITLYSEHLAAGLPKSTKEEFSIKVVLETGDADLPEIPLTGKLDRLDLNEDGSVARVVDYKTGKPKTRNDIEGKTKSSDGGYKRQLVFYALLLELYDDERYRCREGALSFVRADAKGQIHEESFVITDEEVEALKQEIITAAKEIASGAFLTTPCDEKESEYCHLVQLL; encoded by the coding sequence ATGAGTACAGATAAGGAGAGAGTTGGGGAGGCGGCGTTTAAGGAAGCGTACGCTTCCTTAAACGCCGCACAGAAAGAAGCGGTAGATTCGATCGAAGGGCCAGTCATGGTCGTGGCGGGTCCTGGTACAGGCAAGACACAGATCCTTACCTTGCGAATCGCAAACATCTTGCGCCTGACTGATGTGCATGCTGACGGTGTCTTGGCACTTACATTCACCGAATCGGGTGCGAAGGCAATGCGACAGCGGTTGCGGAAATATATCGGGGCCACCGCCTATCAAGTGCCGATCTTTACCTTCCATGGCTTCGCGCAGCGCCTGATCTCTGAGTACCCCGATGCCTACGACCGTGTGATAGGCGGCTGCCCTGCCACTGACCTCGAAAAGATCGATCTTATTGAGTCGATTGTTAATGACGGCAACGTAAAGCAACTGCGTCCAGCTGGCAATCCTGCGTACTATGTGACGCATCTGCAGCGCATCATTGGTCAGCTTAAGCAGGAGTATATTACCCCAGACGCGTTGGTAGTGATCGTCGATCAGCAAGAGCAAGCACTTGGGGAAGTGGAGCGATATCACACCAAAGGGGCGCACAAAGGTAAGGTGCGTGGTGAGTACACCAAGCTAGAAAAGAATGTCGCAAAGAATCGCGAGCTCATTTATGTGTATCGGCAGTATGAAGCACTCTTGAACGATCGGAATCTCTACGACTTCGAAGACATGATCGTGGAGACAGTCCAAGCGCTCGAGCAGAATGAAGACATGCTTCGTGATCTTCAAGAGCGTTACTTGTACATTTTGGCTGATGAACACCAAGACGTGAATGGTTCTCAGAACAAGATCCTCGAACTGCTCGCATCGTTTCATGATGCACCGAACATTTTTGCGGTGGGAGATGAGAAGCAGGCGATCTATCGTTTTCAGGGTGCATCACTCGAAAACTTTTTATACTTCACTGAGAAGTTCAAGGGGACCAAAGTGATATCTCTTACTGAGAACTACCGGTCTGGACAGACGATCCTCGATGCTGCACACAGTTTGGTGCGAGTAGATGAAGGTCCGCTCAAGGATCTGCGTGTGCCGCTTGAGGCAAAGGCTGTCGATCAAGCAGTGCTGACCAGGCGCTCATTCTCACATCAGGCAGTAGAAGACGCGTGGGTGGTATCAAAGGTACAGTCACTGCTCATAGATGGTATTGCAGCGAGCGAGATCGCGATCATTGTTCGTTCCAACCGAGAAGTAGAACAGTTTGCAGCCTTGCTGCGTAAGGCTGCAATTCCGGTAACTGCCTCAGCTGACGGTGATGTCCTTCGGCATCCGGTAACACAAGCAGTGCGTTCGCTGATTAATGTGGTGGTGACTGATAAAAGCGAAGTTGCCCTTTTTACTGTACTCCACGGAGCGTACTGGGGGATTGACGTAAATGATCTGCTGAAGGTATTGAATGCAAGATCATACGATAAAACACTCTGGAGTCTCATAAGTAGTGAAGCTGAGCTCGAGCGACTCAAAGTGAGTGATCCAGCTTCGTTTCTACGAGTAGCTGAGGTGGTGAGTGAAGCTCGTGCGCGCGAGGTGCATGAGGCGCCGCATCGGGTGCTGGAGTATTTACTACAAGCAAGTGGGTTCCTTGATCACCTCATTGCACATGATCCATTTGAAGGAACCCGCGTGGTGCGTCGTCTGTATGATGAGATTGAAGAGCAGGTATTACGTGATGGTATTGGAGACTTACGAGCAGTCGGAGACATTTTTACGACTCGTGAAGCATACGGCTTGCCGCTTAATGCTCCGTACATTTCGACAGCTACTGAGTCCGTGCAAGTGATGACAGCACATAAGTCTAAGGGACTTGAGTTTGAAGTGGTCTTGGTGCCGCATTTGATCGACTCTAGTTGGAGTGGCACCGGGAAGAAAACATACTTTGACCTACCGCTTATGGCGCATGAAGTTGAAAAGCACGAGTTTATTGAAGATGAACGTCGGCTTCTATACGTAGCGATGACTCGTGCGAAGCGACAGCTGCATGTGTCTACTTCAGAGGTGAACGCTGACGGTCGCGAACTCATTCCGGCTCGACTGCTTGATGACGTGGATGAGCAGTTTGTGGTTAGTGAGTCAACTAAGATTGAGGAGGAGAAGTTTGATCCAATTGCCTCGTTGACTGCAGCGACCAAAGCCATTGCGATCGATCCAGCACTTTTAAAACAGGTGCTCGTCGAGCGTGGTTTTTCTGCGACGTCACTTAACAACTATCTGCGTAGTCCGTGGGATTATCTGTACCGCAATGTCTTACGTATTCCTGAAACACAGCCGGCGCACATGCAGTATGGTACGGCAGTCCATAATACGCTGGAGTATATGACTCGTGTGCATACGAGCGAGGAGAAATTGCCGACCACAACCTGGATCAAGAAAAAACTGGAGCAGGAGCTTGGCCGGCTGCCCTTGAGTACTGAAGAATTCTCGCGGCTATTGGAGCAAGGTATCGAAGAGATAACGCTCTATAGTGAACACCTGGCAGCCGGCCTACCAAAATCCACCAAGGAAGAATTTTCGATCAAGGTGGTGCTTGAGACTGGTGACGCTGATCTGCCAGAAATACCACTAACTGGTAAGCTCGACCGACTTGATCTGAATGAAGATGGTTCAGTGGCGCGCGTGGTCGACTACAAGACCGGTAAGCCAAAGACACGTAATGATATTGAAGGGAAGACAAAGTCATCTGATGGCGGATATAAGCGCCAGCTGGTATTTTATGCGCTGCTCCTTGAACTCTATGATGATGAGCGATATCGCTGTCGGGAGGGAGCGTTATCGTTTGTGCGAGCTGACGCAAAAGGGCAGATCCATGAAGAATCGTTTGTGATCACGGATGAAGAAGTGGAAGCGTTGAAGCAAGAGATTATTACAGCTGCCAAAGAAATCGCGAGTGGTGCATTTCTGACTACGCCATGCGATGAGAAAGAGAGTGAGTATTGCCATTTGGTGCAGTTGCTATAG
- a CDS encoding sodium:proton antiporter, whose protein sequence is MLTIGTTLAIFLMLGISSLGLFLAKRLNLPHTVLLVLIGIGLGFLAMTDTFSFLGEFQLTPELLFFLLLPTLIFESAYNMSIRKLVADGAAVFSLAIGSFLISTAIITGLLHVLLLLIGIDIPLSITLLFGALISATDPVAVLALFKEYGVPRRLSLIFEGESLFNDATAVAVFLITLEALNHGGLSVVTSITGFLTFSSMLVFGVIFGLLIGGLFTYLVGAARESETASITLTIVLAHITFILAEVISHIEWFGTFSLHISPIISTTIASLIMGNYARTKLNPHAESFVTGLWEQFAFMANSLVFILIGLLMVEVPLFEPQVFWAILITILVVAVARALSIYPVMSFYNLFQSKARTIPKNWQHLMAWGSLRGALAVTMVLLIPEDLSVPGWNLELSPRDFLLAITIGCIAATLFIKATTIKTLVRRFKLDKLTAVEEIEYQEAQAIIHHQVNDRLAMYEKRGYIDEAIAHELREKHQAAFHRACEQACALSQERRNDLAFRVLRIYAIGIEKRHLKLLYDHNEVTESVFRRIQGKLRLQLEAIENGNLSPDVTIHADERDVFERLFHTIKKMLHREENIRSFEHRYMYYRAQAIISRKVLKELTQLEKVSDTIFTSEAVTHVNDLYTSFKENSQRKLQELSAQNANTARTLAESLAKHGVHTIEETVLDDIYRKELITPKLYILLKEELREASK, encoded by the coding sequence ATGTTAACTATTGGCACCACACTCGCCATCTTCCTGATGCTTGGTATCTCAAGCCTCGGACTTTTTCTCGCAAAACGACTCAACCTACCACACACTGTACTACTGGTACTCATTGGTATCGGACTCGGCTTTTTAGCCATGACCGACACTTTTTCATTTTTAGGTGAATTCCAACTCACTCCCGAGCTCCTCTTCTTCCTGCTTCTTCCTACTCTCATCTTCGAGTCAGCCTACAACATGAGTATCCGTAAGCTCGTCGCAGACGGTGCTGCAGTATTCTCTCTTGCTATCGGCAGTTTCCTTATATCGACGGCGATCATCACCGGACTTCTTCATGTGTTACTCCTCCTTATCGGCATCGATATCCCACTCAGCATCACCTTACTCTTTGGCGCCCTGATTTCTGCTACCGACCCAGTTGCCGTGCTTGCCCTATTCAAAGAATACGGAGTACCACGCAGGCTCTCACTTATTTTTGAAGGCGAAAGTCTTTTCAATGACGCAACAGCAGTAGCAGTCTTCCTCATCACCCTTGAAGCTCTCAATCACGGTGGGCTCTCAGTCGTTACTTCGATCACCGGCTTTCTGACTTTCAGTTCTATGCTGGTGTTTGGAGTCATCTTTGGTCTCTTGATCGGAGGACTTTTCACCTACCTGGTGGGAGCAGCGCGTGAAAGTGAGACCGCCAGCATCACCCTTACCATCGTGCTTGCCCACATCACCTTCATTTTGGCTGAAGTCATATCACACATTGAATGGTTCGGTACATTTTCACTTCACATTTCACCGATCATCAGTACCACGATCGCCTCACTCATCATGGGTAATTATGCTCGCACCAAGCTCAACCCACACGCCGAGTCATTCGTCACTGGTCTCTGGGAGCAATTTGCCTTCATGGCGAACTCCCTTGTCTTTATCTTGATCGGTCTCCTCATGGTAGAAGTGCCGCTCTTTGAACCACAAGTATTCTGGGCAATTCTCATCACCATCTTAGTCGTCGCAGTTGCTCGCGCACTATCGATCTACCCAGTGATGTCTTTCTACAACCTCTTCCAGAGCAAAGCGCGCACAATCCCCAAGAACTGGCAACATCTCATGGCTTGGGGCTCACTCCGTGGTGCACTTGCAGTCACTATGGTATTGCTTATCCCTGAAGACCTCTCGGTACCAGGCTGGAATCTAGAACTCTCACCACGCGATTTCCTCCTCGCGATCACTATTGGCTGTATTGCAGCCACCCTCTTTATAAAGGCTACTACGATCAAGACTTTGGTGCGTCGCTTTAAGCTAGACAAGCTCACTGCCGTCGAAGAGATCGAGTACCAGGAAGCACAAGCGATCATCCATCACCAGGTGAACGATCGGTTAGCAATGTATGAAAAGCGCGGATACATCGACGAGGCCATCGCTCACGAACTTCGCGAGAAGCATCAAGCAGCCTTCCATCGCGCCTGTGAACAAGCGTGTGCACTCTCTCAAGAACGTCGTAACGACCTCGCTTTCCGCGTACTACGCATTTACGCCATCGGTATCGAAAAGCGACACCTCAAGTTGCTCTACGACCATAACGAAGTGACCGAGTCTGTCTTCCGTCGTATTCAAGGCAAGCTCCGCTTGCAGCTGGAGGCGATCGAGAACGGCAATCTATCGCCAGACGTGACCATTCACGCCGACGAACGCGATGTATTTGAACGTCTCTTCCACACCATTAAAAAGATGCTCCACCGCGAAGAGAATATCCGCTCATTTGAGCATCGCTACATGTATTACCGCGCGCAAGCGATCATTTCTCGCAAGGTACTGAAGGAACTGACCCAACTAGAAAAGGTCTCCGATACCATCTTTACTTCCGAAGCAGTGACGCACGTAAACGATCTTTACACTTCATTCAAAGAAAATTCACAACGTAAGCTGCAAGAACTAAGCGCACAAAACGCAAACACTGCACGCACCCTCGCCGAATCGCTCGCCAAACACGGGGTCCATACCATTGAAGAGACGGTACTTGACGATATTTACCGCAAAGAGCTGATCACTCCAAAGCTGTACATCCTTCTTAAGGAAGAACTACGTGAAGCGAGCAAGTAG
- a CDS encoding CBS domain-containing protein: MQVKDIVKPAVIIAETDTFEDALKAMNTQHTNTLLVTDENGELVGEVTVADLLDAVVPDTLDGSAVMDHFSTDDAFIASIDVARDLPVSEFMSLDYSPLTLKDNLMSIVATAIAHERARIPVVDDENHPIGIISRQGLKQILAKFMDE, from the coding sequence ATGCAGGTAAAAGATATCGTAAAACCTGCGGTGATCATTGCTGAGACAGACACGTTTGAAGATGCCCTCAAAGCAATGAACACCCAACATACAAACACGCTTTTGGTCACTGACGAAAACGGTGAGCTCGTTGGTGAAGTAACCGTTGCCGACCTCCTCGACGCAGTCGTTCCGGACACACTCGACGGCAGTGCGGTCATGGATCATTTTTCAACCGATGACGCATTCATCGCTTCAATTGATGTAGCGCGTGATCTCCCTGTATCAGAATTCATGTCACTCGACTACTCGCCGCTCACCCTCAAAGACAATCTCATGTCTATCGTTGCCACCGCGATCGCGCACGAGCGTGCTCGCATTCCTGTTGTTGATGACGAAAACCACCCGATCGGTATTATCTCTCGACAGGGACTCAAGCAGATCCTTGCGAAGTTCATGGATGAGTAG